The proteins below are encoded in one region of Vibrio sp. ED004:
- a CDS encoding MOSC domain-containing protein: protein MKKLGVVNSVLAGKTVAFAHGANSAIDKQVLSERQHATELGFTNDEQGDPRFHGGIQKALHIYPSEHYPVWAEELGDKAIFQSAGAFGENISSMGITEESICLKDKVRIGSTLLEVSQGRMPCWKLNVRFQQNDMARRLQGTLRTGWYFRVLEEGDIGEGDEITLCERPYPDWSLARIMGAVFTGSLDKELLSQMTELPLVESWGALVARRLESGKVEDWEMRLVGPTAE from the coding sequence ATGAAGAAATTAGGCGTAGTAAACAGTGTATTGGCAGGCAAGACCGTAGCTTTTGCACATGGAGCAAACAGTGCTATTGATAAGCAGGTTTTATCGGAGCGTCAGCACGCAACAGAGCTAGGTTTCACGAATGATGAGCAAGGCGACCCTCGCTTTCATGGTGGCATTCAAAAAGCGCTTCATATCTACCCAAGTGAACATTACCCAGTTTGGGCTGAAGAACTGGGCGACAAAGCGATCTTCCAATCTGCAGGTGCATTCGGCGAGAATATTAGTTCAATGGGCATAACCGAAGAATCGATTTGCTTGAAAGATAAGGTTCGTATCGGCTCGACATTGTTGGAAGTCTCACAGGGGCGTATGCCTTGTTGGAAGCTTAACGTACGATTCCAACAAAATGACATGGCGAGAAGGTTGCAAGGCACGCTTCGCACAGGTTGGTACTTCCGTGTATTAGAGGAAGGTGACATTGGAGAAGGAGATGAGATTACTCTGTGTGAAAGACCTTATCCAGATTGGTCGCTCGCTCGGATTATGGGCGCAGTGTTCACAGGAAGCTTAGATAAAGAGCTGCTGAGTCAGATGACGGAATTGCCACTGGTTGAATCTTGGGGGGCGCTCGTTGCTCGTCGCCTTGAATCAGGCAAAGTTGAAGACTGGGAAATGCGATTAGTTGGGCCAACAGCAGAATAA